The nucleotide sequence CTCCGAACTGTCCCAGCTGGGCAAGAAAGATAACAATGGCAAGACCATTCACAAAGCCCAGCATCACCGGGTGTGGAACCATTCGTATAAATTTACCCAGCTTTAAAGTCCCTGCCAGCACCTGAATAATGCCCATCAATACGACAGTGGCAAACAGGTACTGCACCCCATGATCCGCGACCAGCGATACCATGACAACGGCCAGTGCCCCTGTGGCTCCGGAAATCATGCCGGGTCGCCCGCCGATAACAGCGGTAATCAACCCCACCATGAAAGCAGCATACAAGCCTACCAGGGGTTCAACACCTGCAACAAAAGCAAAAGCAACGGCTTCGGGAACCAGGGCAAGAGCAACGGTTAAGCCGGAAAGCAGGTCACTTTTCAGACTCGCTGCTTTATTGGCAGTTAATTCAATCACTGTATATTCACCAGAAAAATCAAGTCATTCTCTGCTATCGGCGGGAAATCGTGTCGTACAAGAAAGGTGCAGAGAACAGTAGGGTTATTTTTTGAACAGGCATTTTAGACGAAAGGATAATCAATAACAATTGCAGCCAATCCCCTGTAAGCACCTCCGGATCAACCTGAGGTCAAACAGGTTTCAATCAGAACCCGCCGTGAATATATGTTCTTTTCTGGCAAAACTTGACACACATCCATAAAACAACCGTTCACTGGCGTTATAGTCGAACCATCATCCACCGGAAGTTACAGGGATTGTAACCAGAAGAAGGAACTGCGCAGTAACCCTGATCAACCGTTACTCATTACAAAAATACAGGAGGGGGCTATATGACCAGCCTTACTGATCCAAAAGATACACACCTCGATATGGACATCCACGCCGGTTATCTGCCGGAAGCGAGGGAGCGACTGTACCAGCTTACTGCTCTTATCCATAAGATCGAAACCGATCCCTGCCTGATTGAGTACGAAACCGAAATTTTTGAAAAAGACACGGTTATCCACGCCCATTTCGATTTCTGCTGTGCCGCAGAAAAACTGATTTTTCAGTTAAACACCGAATTTAACAGTAAATATAAACAGCTGGCTGAGGATGCCTGAGCGAACGTCCCAATCTACGACAGAGGTGGAAGCAGGGCAATTCTTGTCTTTTGCTTCCCTAAAAGTGCATGACAGAGCTTCCCTGCCTGCAAGTTACTGCCGGTTCAGCAGTTGCTGAACCATGCCTTTGAGATCAGATATATCGGTCTTTATGATGGAGATCTCAGTCTTTACAGTGGATACATCATTTTCGAGAATCAGCATTCGGGTTTCCAGTGCGACCAGGTGTGACTGCTGTTTCTCCAGCCTGGCTTTGATCTCGGCATTGCCGACGGACAGCTCTTCGACCAGAAAATAGGTTTTGTCGAGCTTTTCCCTGATTTTATCCTGCATGTCGTTCCAGACTTTATGCTGGTTTTCATCCTGGTATAACCGACAGTCTCCGCCTTTACGGCGAAGCGGTTTGGTTTTTCTAACTCGAATAATAGCCCTTCCCGATGCTTGTCTTTCCTCCGCTGTGAGTGGTCATTTTATAGAAATTGATTTTGCCAGAGGACAATGTTAAAACCCAATCTTTGGCGGCCATGTTAGTGTACCCAGACATTCCTATTCTTTTACCTTCCTGCTCCCACTTTCCAGCTTTAATATGAGCCATAGCCTCGTATTCACACATTTTACAATGTATGTTGAACCAGGGATCGCAAATCCAATAGCTGTCATTTTTATGCCTGGAAAAGTCACTCAATGGTATGGAGCGATCGTGAAAAAAGGTTGTATTGGCCAACAGGACAAACAAATGCTCTTCATGCTCCACCAGCCATATATCAGGCATCGATATCTTAACACCGTAATCTATGGCAACAAGAGCATATTCGTAGCAATTGCCCGCCCTGTCCGAAGGGGCGAAACTGTACAGCATTTCCAGTATTTTCTTATTAGTTTGTTGTCTAAAAGAATATACCTTCCCATCGGCTTGTATCGCATTTATCCCGCGCTTGTCTTTTCTTTCTTGACTGGCGTTTCCATAAGAATCAGAAAAAAATTTGTTAGATGCTTTTAAAGACTCTTTAAAAAAATGTCTTGAATATATTAACAGATGCTTTGAATTGATCATTTCCTGCATACACTACCCTCATACGTCGTACTGTCTACGTTGGATATAAGTGCCTGAATGGTACGATAGTGGTCTGTTACCGCTGTCAGGAGTTAATTGATGCTCAATCTTGATAATACGTTCTGGTGGTTGGCATTGAAACCCATATCTGTGTTTATCAGACGGCATTACGGCGAAGCGGTTTGGCTTTTCTAACTCGAATAAATTATCTTCCCGGCGGTTGTCCTTGTTCCGTCGTGAGAGGTCATTTTATAGAATTTCATTTCGCCAGAGTACAATTTTAAAAGCCAGTCTTTTGCGTCTGTGTTATTGTGCCCGGGCATTCCTATTCTTTTTCCTTCCTGCTCCCACTTTCCAGCTTTAAAATGAGCCATAGCCTCGTATTCACACATCTTACAATGTATGTTGAACCAGGGATCGCAAATCCAATAGCTGTTATTTTTATGCCTGGAAAAGTTACTCAATGGTATGGAGCGCAGGTGAAAAAAGGTTGTATTTGCCAACAGAACAAACACATGTTCACTATGGTTCACCAGCCATATATCAGGTATCGATATCTTAACACCGTAATCTATGGCAACAAGAGCATATTCGTTGCAATTGCCCGCTCTGTCCGAAGGGGCGAAACTGTGCAGTATTTCCAGTATTTTCTGATTAGTAGCTTGTGTTCTAAAAGAAAGTATCCTTGCTCTGGCTTGTGCCGCATTTCTCCCGCGCTTGTCTTTTCTTTCTTGACTGGCGTTTCCATAAGAATCAGAAAAGGTTTTGTTACCCGCTTTTAAAGACTCTTTAAAAAAATTTCTTGAATATATTAACAGATGCTTTGAATTGATCATTTCCTGCATACACTACCCTCATGCGTCGTATTGTCTGCGTTGGATATAAGTGCCTGAATGGTATGATAGTGGTCTGTTACCGCTGTCAGGAGTTAATTGATGCTCAGTCTTGATAATACGTTCTGGTGGTTGGCATTGAAGCCCATATCTGTGTTTATCAGACGGCATTACGGCGAAGCGGTTTGGTTTTTCTAACTCGAATAAAACATCTTCCCGACGGTTGTCCTTATTCCGTTGTGAGTGGTCATTTTATAGAATATCATGCTGCCAGTGGACAATGTTAAAGGCCAGTCTTTTGCGGCGGTGCCAGTACACCCGGGCACTCCTATTCTTTTTCCTTCCTGCTCCCACTTTCCAGCTTTAAAATGAGCCATAGCCTCGTATTCACACATTTTACAATGTATGTTGAACCAGGGATCGCAAATCCAATAGTTGTCATTTTTATGCCTGGAAAAGTCACTCAACGGTATGGGGTGCAGGCTAAAAAGGGTTGTATTTGCCAACAGGACAAACGCATGATCACTATGGTGTACCAGCCATATATCAGGCATCGATATATTAATACCGTAATCTATGGCAACAAGAGCATATTCCTCGCAATTGCCCGCTCTGTCCGAAGGGGTGAGACTGTGCAGTATTTCCAGTTTTTTCTGATTAGTTTGCTTTCTAAGAGAAAGTATCCTTGCATCGGCTTGTACCGCATTGCTCCCGCGCTTGTTTTTTCTTTCTTGACTGGCGTCTCCATAAGAATCAGAAAAAAATTTGTTAGATGCTTTTAAAGACTCTTTAAAAAAATTTCTTGAATATATTAACAGATGCTTTGAATTGATCATTTCCTGCATACACTACCCTCATGCGTCGTACTGTCTGCGTTGGATATAAGTGCCTGAATGGTATGATAGTGGTCTGTTACCGCTGTCAGGAGTTAATTGATGCTCAATCTTGATAATACGTTCTGGTGGTTGGCATTGAAGCCCATATCTGTGTTTATCAGACGGCATTACGGCGAAGCGGTTTGGTTTTTCTAACTCGAATAAAACATCTTCCCGAAAGTTGTCCTTATTCCTTTGTGAGTGGTCATTTTATAGAATTTCATTTCGCCAGAGGACAATTTTAAAAGCCAGTCTGTTGCGGCTATGCTAGTGCGCCCAAGCATTACTACTCTTTTTCCTTCCTGCTCCCACTTTCCAGCTTTAAAATGAGCCATAGCCTCGTATTCACACATCTTACAATGTATGTTGAACCAGGGATCGCAAATCCAATAGCTGTCATTTTTATACTTGGAAAAGTCACTCAATGGTATGGAGCGCTGGTAAAAAGAGGTTGTATTTGCCAACAGAACAAAAAAATGTTCTCTATGGCTCACCAGCCATATATCAGGCATCGATATCTTAACACCGTAATCTATGGCAACAAGAGCATATTCGTTGCAATTGCCCGCTCTGTCCGAAGGGGTGAGACTGTGAAGTATTTTCAGTATTTTCTGATTAGTTTGCTTTCTAAGAGAAAGTATCCTTGCATTGGCTTGTACCGCATTGCTCCGGCGCTTATTTTTTCTTTCTTGACTGGCGTCTCCATAAGAATTAAAAAAAAATTTGTTAGATGTTTTTAAAGACTCTTTAAAAAAATGTCTTGAATATATTAACAGATGCTTTGAATTGATCATTTCCTGCATACACTACCCTCATGCGTCGTACTGTCTGCGTTGGATATAAGTGCCTGAATGGTATTGAAGCCCATATCTGTGTTTACCAGACGGCATTACGGCAAAACGGTTTGGTTTCTAATCCAAAAACATCTGCCCGACGTGTGTCTTTGCTCCATTGTGAGCGGTCATTTTATAGAATTTTATTTCGCCAGAGGACAATTTTAAAGCCCACTCTTTTGCGGCTATGCTAGTGGACTCAAGCATTCCTATTCTTTTTCCTTTCTGCTCCCACTTTCCAGCTTTAAACTGAACCATAGCCTCGTATTCACACATCTTACAATGTATGTTGAACCAGGGATCGCAAATCCAATAGCTGTCATTTTTATACTTGGAAAAGTCCCTCAATGGTATGGGGTGCTGGCTAAAAAGGGTGGTATTTGCCAACAGGACAAACTCATGTACACCATGGTCCACCAGCCATATATCAGGCATCGATATCTTAATTCCGTAATCTATGGCAACAAGAGCATATTCGTGGCAATTGCTCACTCTGTCCTCAGGGATAAGACGATGCAGCATTTCCAGTATTTTCTGATTAGTTTGTTTTCTAAGAAACAATATTCTTGCATTGGCTATTATCGCATTTTCGTTACGTTTTATTTTTCTTTCCTGACCGGCCTCTCCATAGGAAGTAGAAAAGGTTTTGTTACCCGCTTTTAAAGAATCTTTAAAAAAATTTCTTGAATATATTAACAGATGCTTTGAATTGATCATTTCCTGCATACACTACCCTCATGCGTCGTACAGTCTGCGTTGGATATAAGTAGTGCCTGTCCGAAAACCCTCAAGCCCTTGAAAAACACAGCCTGAGGCCAAATATAATACTCGAAGATTTTCCCAGACAGGCTGTTTTCGAGTTTATGCGTCAAACCATTAATCCACAAATGCAGTTGGGCGAGGTTGATATCTCCGCCATCACATTCAACCCCAAGTCCAGAGATGATATTCCCCGGCTTTTGCGGGGCTTGCAGCACATATGGGTTACACCTGATCTGAGAGAGCAGGTCTTTCAAGTTCTTGAAAGTATGATTCCTGCCAGCAGTAATAATGGTCGTCCCGGTATGGATCTCTGGAACATACTGGTGTTTGGCACCCTGCGGCTGGTCACTAACTGTGATTATGACCGTCTTCAGGAGCTGGCCAATGAACACGGCACGCTACGGAAAATGCTTGGGCACGGTCCTTACTGCACGCACTCTTATCATATCCAGACATTGCAGGATAATATCAGCCTGTTCACGCCCGAAATACTGGACCAGGTAAACCAGATTGTCGTGGCAGCAGGCCATCAACTGGTTAAAAAAAAGATGAGCCGCTATATGGCCGTGCCGATTCGTTTGTAGTCAAGACCGATGTTCATTTTCCCACAGACATCAGCCTGTTAAACGATGCCTGTCGTAAGGCTATTGAGTTTGCGTCCACCCTGGCTGGCCAGTACCAGTTACCAGCGTGGCGTCAGCGGGAATACCTGAAAAAACAGCATCGAAAGCGCTATCACAAGGTGCGGAATCTGAAACATTCCGTTGCTGCCTGCGAGTTTAAACAGCGGTCACGTCAGCACGATATTGAAACGGCACACCTTGAATACATTAAGTACAGTCTCGACATTATCCGCAAGGCAGAAAGCACAGCTGCCCTGGTAGAAAAAAGCGCCCCCGATGAGTCTGCGCTGGAGAATCTCAAATACTACATTGCCCACAGTCGTCACCAGATTAATCTGATTTATCGTCGGGTGATCGAGCATCAGCAGATTCCTCACAGCGACAAGGTGTTCTCGATTTTTGAACCCCACACAGAATGGATCAGCAAGGGTAAAGCCGGAGTTCCTGTAGAGTTGGGGTTGCGGGTATGCGTACTGCAAGACCAGTTTGGCTTCACGCTGAATCACCATGTGATGCAAAAGCAGACAGACGATCAGGTTGCAGTGCCTATCGCAAAAGGAGCAAAACAACGCTTTCCCATGCTGAGCCAGGTCAGTTATGACAAAGGGTTCTGGAGCCCCGCCAACCTTGAGGAACTTGATGGCTTTCTGGAACGAACCATTCTGCCGAAGAAAGGCAGGCTTTCCGCAGAAGACAAAAAACGAGAGCACCACCTTGAGTTTACCCGGGCAAAAAGAAAGCATTCCGCCGTAGAGTCTGACATTAATGCTCTGGAAGCCAATGGCCTCGATAAATGTCCGGACAAGGGCATTGATGCCTTCAAGCGCTATGTTGCCCTTGCGGTTGTGGGTGGCAACCTGAAGCGCTTGGGCAGGATTTTACAAGAACGGGATTTTTAGCCCTACTGACAGCAGTCTTTTGCCGTCCGAAATTTGATCATGGGTGCATGAGGGTTCTGCACGTTCGTAAAATGGCAGTTTTGGCTATTTTGCAAGCACTTTGATCAAGAAGTGCCCTATAAGCGAGACTCTGATAATGCTTGCGGAGCAGTTCTACTGTTTGATGAATGTCAGTGACTCAATTTTCATAGGTTTTCTGACAGGCACTAAGTACCTGAATGGTATGATAGTGGTCTGATACTGCTGACCTGGAGATTTATTGATGCTCAATCTTGATAATACGGTTCTGGTGATTGTAGATGTGCAGGGCAAACTGGCGACGCTGATGCACAAAAAAGACGCTCTGTATAAAAACCTTGCTGCCATCACAGCAGGCGCAAAAGAGCTGGACCTCCCTGTACTCTGGCTGGAACAGATTCCTCACAAACTGGGTCCAACCATTACCGAAGTGTCTGAACAGTTGTCCGGGCAGACTCCCATCAGTAAAAGTGCTTTCAGCGGTTGCGGTGAACCGGAGTTTATAAAGGCTCTGAAAGATACGGGGCGCAAACAGGTTCTGGTGGTTGGCATTGAAGCCCATATCTGTGTTTATCAGACGGCAGTGGACTTACATCAGGA is from Endozoicomonas gorgoniicola and encodes:
- a CDS encoding hydrolase, with product MLNLDNTVLVIVDVQGKLATLMHKKDALYKNLAAITAGAKELDLPVLWLEQIPHKLGPTITEVSEQLSGQTPISKSAFSGCGEPEFIKALKDTGRKQVLVVGIEAHICVYQTAVDLHQDGFEVEVVADAVSSRTKQNKMIALDKLGKAGIGITSTEMALFELMKTADAPQFRTIAKLIK
- a CDS encoding YfcZ/YiiS family protein, with translation MTSLTDPKDTHLDMDIHAGYLPEARERLYQLTALIHKIETDPCLIEYETEIFEKDTVIHAHFDFCCAAEKLIFQLNTEFNSKYKQLAEDA
- a CDS encoding ISNCY family transposase (programmed frameshift): MRQTINPQMQLGEVDISAITFNPKSRDDIPRLLRGLQHIWVTPDLREQVFQVLESMIPASSNNGRPGMDLWNILVFGTLRLVTNCDYDRLQELANEHGTLRKMLGHGPYCTHSYHIQTLQDNISLFTPEILDQVNQIVVAAGHQLVKKKDEPLYGRADSFVVKTDVHFPTDISLLNDACRKAIEFASTLAGQYQLPAWRQREYLKKQHRKRYHKVRNLKHSVAACEFKQRSRQHDIETAHLEYIKYSLDIIRKAESTAALVEKSAPDESALENLKYYIAHSRHQINLIYRRVIEHQQIPHSDKVFSIFEPHTEWISKGKAGVPVELGLRVCVLQDQFGFTLNHHVMQKQTDDQVAVPIAKGAKQRFPMLSQVSYDKGFWSPANLEELDGFLERTILPKKGRLSAEDKKREHHLEFTRAKRKHSAVESDINALEANGLDKCPDKGIDAFKRYVALAVVGGNLKRLGRILQERDF